Below is a genomic region from Penaeus monodon isolate SGIC_2016 chromosome 33, NSTDA_Pmon_1, whole genome shotgun sequence.
NNNNNNNNNNNNNNNNNNNNNNNNNNNNNNNNNNNNNNNNNNNNNNNNNNNNNNNNNNNNNNNNNNNNNNNNNNNNNNNNNNNNNNNNNNNNNNNNNNNNNNNNNNNNNNNNNNNNNNNNNNNNNNNNNNNNNNNNNNNNNNNNNNNNNNNNNNNNNNNNNNNNNNNNNNNNNNNNNNNNNNNNNNNNNNNNNNNNNNNNNNNNNNNNNNNNNNNNNNNNNNNNNNNNNNNNNNNNNNNNNNNNNNNNNNNNNNNNNNNNNNNNNNNNNNNNNNNNNNNNNNNNNNNNNNNNNNNNNNNNNNNNNNNNNNNNNNNNNNNNNNNNNNNNNNNNNNNNNNNNNNNNNNNNNNNNNNNNNNNNNNNNNNNNNNNNNNNNNNNNNNNNNNNNNNNNNNNNNNNNNNNNNNNNNNNNNNNNNNNNNNNNNNNNNNNNNNNNNNNNNNNNNNNNNNNNNNNNNNNNNNNNNNNNNNNNNNNNNNNNNNNNNNNNNNNNNNNNNNNNNNNNNNNNNNNNNNNNNNNNNNNNNNNNNNNNNNNNNNNNNNNNNNNNNNNNNNNNNNNNNNNNNNNNNNNNNNNNNNNNNNNNNNNNNNNNNNNNNNNNNNNNNNNNNNNNNNNNNNNNNNNNNNNNNNNNNNNNNNNNNNNNNNNNNNNNNNNNNNNNNNNNNNNNNNNNNNNNNNNNNNNNNNNNNNNNNNNNNNNNNNNNNNNNNNNNNNNNNNNNNNNNNNNNNNNNNNNNNNNNNNNNNNNNNNNNNNNNNNNNNNNNNNNNNNNNNNNNNNNNNNNNNNNNNNNNNNNNNNNNNNNNNNNNNNNNNNNNNNNNNNNNNNNNNNNNNNNNNNNNNNNNNNNNNNNNNNNNNNNNNNNNNNNNNNNNNNNNNNNNNNNNNNNNNNNNNNNNNNNNNNNNNNNNNNNNNNNNNNNNNNNNNNNNNNNNNNNNNNNNNNNNNNNNNNNNNNNNNNNNNNNNNNNNNNNNNNNNNNNNNNNNNNNNNNNNNNNNNNNNNNNNNNNNNNNNNNNNNNNNNNNNNNNNNNNNNNNNNNNNNNNNNNNNNNNNNNNNNNNNNNNNNNNNNNNNNNNNNNNNTNNNNNNNNNNNNNNNNNNNNNNNNNNNNNNNNNNNNNNNNNNNNNNNNTTTCAGCTGAAGTCGTGGGTACTTGATCTTCCTTCCGGTTAAGTTCATGACCGATGTTTCAGTCACAGTCTCTGCCCATATTAGGAAGTAATGAAGGTGAGGAAGTCCATGCACTTAGTTAATAACTGTCCAAATCATGTCGCTCCCGCTACGTCACAACTGCATTATCTGCAAGATGAGATAAAGTGATCTTAAACATTTGTTGGCGAATTCGGGGCTTGGCAAGTAATGACTCGGTTATTAGCAAATGAAGAGATCCCTGGCGTCCGGGCAGTGCCGACATCTATTATTCCAGTGCTTGTTTATCCGCTCCGACTTGTTTTCATCGTTCAGACACCAGAAGAAAAATATCTCGGCTCGCCCAAGGGCATCGTGACACGAATCATGTTTGTCACGAGGACTTTTCGAGGACGGCGGGGAATCCCACTTCTTTTCGACCGAATTTTGTGAAAAAATGGATACTGTTCACTGCGACATACGAGAATCTCCGAGGGGTATCGTGAATCAAAAACTATAGTGTTCAAGTCTAATAGCGGCTACATATACGTCGTTTTCTACCATCGTTTATTTCCACATGAGGGATAAATTCTGTTGTCCCAAGGTCGTTGGACAAACTGACACGAAAAAATATGAAACGTAGAAGATACAGCGTACTCTGtgtatgggaaggggaggggaaggggggttgcaGGAACTATATAAAACACAGACCGCGAGATCCTTCACCACATCTCGTCAAGGCACTGCGAACTTGACAACTCTCCAAAAATTCACACATTTAAGATGGTGAGTTATTTATTGATTACTTCCACGTTAgggcaaaacatttttttaacattcGTTGATTCACATATACGTCACATACACTGTTTTAGTTATCAGTCTTAGAAAAGccttgtttattcttttcttgtgTAAGTGTGGGACATATAAGTCTTATTTTGAAGTCTGTTGATCAGGAATCTATCAGTTCCATTTACATATTTGTGATTTTTAGTCTATTTACAGNNNNNNNNNNNNNNNNNNNNNNNNNNNNNNNNNNNNNNNNNNNNNNNNNNNNNNNNNNNNNNNNNNNNNNNNNNNNNNNNNNNNNNNNNNNNNNNNNNNNNNNNNNNNNNNNNNNNNNNNNNNNNNNNNNNNNNNNNNNNNNNNNNNTCACTTATTCGCTGTATGTCTGTCAGGCGAGTTGCAGATTCCTCCTGGCGGTGGCGCTGGTGGTCGTGGCGCAGGCgagcctcgccgccgccgccccccagCGCTGGTATAGCTACTCCGGGGGATTCGATCGCGACGACAGATTCGACAATGATGGATTTGATAATGATGGATTCGACCGCGACGACGGCTTTGGCAACCCTGGTTTTGGCGGCTACGCGGGCGTTTACAATCGCGGCTTTAATGGCAACTCTGGATATAACAATCGGGGATTTAATAGCAATCGCTACAATCAGAATGGCGGATTCTACAGCCAAGGATTCCAACCAAGCAGCGGATCCTTCAACCGTGGCTTCGATCGCGATGACAGNNNNNNNNNNNNNNNNNNNNNNNNNNNNNNNNNNNGAATCGACTACGGGTTGGAATGCTGCAGGGACGTCGTCAGCGATTGAATAAATAGGATATAAATCtatttcatatatgttatttttgtccCAAAATGTCTTGTTTCGTAAGTAcattaattactttaataaaCAAGATCAGATGAAGTTAatattgtgtccaatataatgtTAGAAAACActgtaattaaaattaataattccgAAGGCATTATTACACATTAAAACCCTCCATAATGCTTCATATCCTCTGAATTTTCAATATTGCACAAATATAAAGAACCTCTTCAGGTGGCAAGAATAGGGTATATGAGGTGACTACTacctataataaaacaataaacgagANNNNNNNNNNNNNNNNNNNNNNNNNNNNNNNNNNNNNNNNNNNNNNNNNNNNNNNNNNNNNNNNNNNNNNNNNNNNNNNNNNNNNNNNNNNNNNNNNNNNNNNNNNNNNNNNNNNNNNNNNNNNNNNNNNNNNNNNNNNNNNNNNNNNNNNNNNNNNNNNNNNNNNNNNNNNNNNNNNNNNNNNNNNNNNNNNNNNNNNNNNNNNNNNNNNNNNNNNNNNNNNNNNNNNTCataccacatttttaaaaaagtcatgAAACATGAAAACCCAAGCATCAGATCCTGTACATCTTGCGGCTTACTGTGAATTTCAAGTTATTTAGAGAAATTAATCTATGCTGACTCATAATCTTAAGAAGAAGATTTACGACTTGGAAATCATGATAAATCACCAGCGATTGgacggaggggggcgggggggggctcCATAGACATAGGCCTCCCTATCCTCGCCAAATCTTAAAAGTTATTACTGATGGTTACAATTTGGAAAATATCTACAGTTGAGTGAAAATTCATACATAGTGCTTAGTAAATCACAGTCATTTTCTTTAAAAGTGAATAGTACACACTATGAATACACACTGGTGAACTCATAACGTGTGTCGATGTNNNNNNNNNNNNNNNNNNNNNNNNNNNNNNNNNNNNNNNNNNNNNNNNNNNNNNNNNNNNNNNNNNNNNNNNNNNNNNNNNNNNNNNNNNNNNNNNNNNNNNNNNNNNNNNNNNNNNNNNNNNNNNNNNNNNNNNNNNNNNNNNNNNNNNNNNNNNNNNNNNNNNNNNNNNNNNNNNNNNNNNNNNNNNNNNNTCCTGTTCAGTTTCATTCATTCAACACTTTCGTGCCAAACCGAATNNNNNNNNNNNNNNNNNNNNNNNNNNNNNNNNNNNNNNNNNNNNNNNNNNNNNNNNNNNNNNNNNNNNNNNNNNNNNNNNNNNNNNNNNNNNNNNNNNNNNNNNNNNNNNNNNNNNNNNNNNNNNNNNNNNNNNNNNNNNNNNNNNNNNNNNNNNNNCTATACATTATACAACCACACTGACACTTTCAANNNNNNNNNNNNNNNNNNNNNNNNNNNNNNNNNNNNNNNNNNNNNNNNNNNNNNNNNNNNNNNNNNNNNNNNNNNNNNNNNNNNNNNNNNNNNNNNNNNNNNNNNNNNNNNNNNNNNNNNNNNNNNNNNNNNNNNNNNNNNNNNNNNNNNNNNNNNNNNNNNNNNNNNNNNNNNNNNNNNNNNNNNNNNNNNNNNNNNNNNNNNNNNNNNNNNNNNNNNNNNNNNNNNNNNNNNNNNNNNNNNNNNNNNNNNNNNNNNNNNNNNNNNNNNNNNNNNNNNNNNNNNNNNNNNNNNNNNNNNNNNNNNNNNNNNNNNNNNNNNNNNNNNNNNNNNNNNNNNNNNNNNNNNNNNNNNNNNNNNNNNNNNNNNNNNNNNNNNNNNNNNNNNNNNNNNNNNNNNNNNNNNNNNNNNNNNNNNNNNNNNNNNNNNNNNNNNNNNNNNNNNNNNNNNNNNNNNNNNNNNNNNNNNNNNNNNNNNNNNNNNNNNNNNNNNNNNNNNNNNNNNNNNNNNNNNNNNNNNNNNNNNNNNNNNNNNNNNNNNNNNNNNNNNNNNNNNNNNNNNNNNNNNNNNNNNNNNNNNNNNNNNNNNNNNNNNNNNNNNNNNNNNNNNNNNNNNNNNNNNNNNNNNNNNNNNNNNNNNNNNNNNNNNNNNNNNNNNNNNNNNNNNNNNNNNNNNNNNNNNNNNNNNNNNNNNNNNNNNNNNNNNNNNNNNNNNNNNNNNNNNNNNNNNNNNNNNNNNNNNNNNNNNNNNNNNNNNNNNNNNNNNNNNNNNNNNNNNNNNNNNNNNNNNNNNNNNNNNNNNNNNNNNNNNNNNNNNNNNNNNNNNNNNNNNNNNNNNNNNNNNNNNNNNNNNNNNNNNNNNNNNNNNNNNNNNNNNNNNNNNNNNNNNNNNNNNNNNNNNNNNNNNNNNNNNNNNNNNNNNNNNNNNNNNNNNNNNNNNNNNNNNNNNNNNNNNNNNNNNNNNNNNNNNNNNNNNNNNNNNNNNNNNNNNNNNNNNNNNNNNNNNNNNNNNNNNNNNNNNNNNNNNNNNNNNNNNNNNNNNNNNNNNNNNNNNNNNNNNNNNNNNNNNNNNNNNNNNNNNNNNNNNNNNNNNNNNNNNNNNNNNNNNNNNNNNNNNNNNNNNNNNNNNNNNNNNNNNNNNNNNNNNNNNNNNNNNNNNNNNNNNNNNNNNNNNNNNNNNNNNNNNNNNNNNNNNNNNNNNNNNNNNNNNNNNNNNNNNNNNNNNNNNNNNNNNNNNNNNNNNNNNNNNNNNNNNNNNNNNNNNNNNNNNNNNNNNNNNNNNNNNNNNNNNNNNNNNNNNNNNNNNNNNNNNNNNNNNNNNNNNNNNNNNNNNNNNNNNNNNNNNNNNNNNNNNNNNNNNNNNNNNNNNNNNNNNNNNNNNNNNNNNNNNNNNNNNNNNNNNNNNNNNNNNNNNNNNNNNNNNNNNNNNNNNNNNNNNNNNNNNNNNNNNNNNNNNNNNNNNNNNNNNNNNNNNNNNNNNNNNNNNNNNNNNNNNNNNNNNNNNNNNNNNNNNNNNNNNNNNNNNNNNNNNNNNNNNNNNNNNNNNNNNNNNNNNNNNNNNNNNNNNNNNNNNNNNNNNNNNNNNNNNNNNNNNNNNNNNNNNNNNNNNNNNNNNNNNNNNNNNNNNNNNNNNNNNNNNNNNNNNNNNNNNNNNNNNNNNNNNNNNNNNNNNNNNNNNNNNNNNNNNNNNNNNNNNNNNNNNNNNNNNNNNNNNNNNNNNNNNNNNNNNNNNNNNNNNNNNNNNNNNNNNNNNNNNNNNNNNNNNNNNNNNNNNNNNNNNNNNNNNNNNNNNNNNNNNNNNNNNNNNNNNNNNNNNNNNNNNNNNNNNNNNNNNNNNNNNNNNNNNNNNNNNNNNNNNNNNNNNNNNNNNNNNNNNNNNNNNNNNNNNNNNNNNNNNNNNNNNNNNNNNNNNNNNNNNNNNNNNNNNNNNNNNNNNNNNNNNNNNNNNNNNNNNNNNNNNNNNNNNNNNNNNNNNNNNNNNNNNNNNNNNNNNNNNNNNNNNNNNNNNNNNNNNNNNNNNNNNNNNNNNNNNNNNNNNNNNNNNNNNNNNNNNNNNNNNNNNNNNNNNNNNNNNNNNNNNNNNNNNNNNNNNNNNNNNNNNNNNNNNNNNNNNNNNNNNNNNNNNNNNNNNNNNNNNNNNNNNNNNNNNNNNNNNNNNNNNTNNNNNNNNNNNNNNNNNNNNNNNNNNNNNNNNNNNNNNNNNNNNNNNNTTTCAGCTGAAGTCGTGGGTACTTGATCTTCCTTCCGGTTAAGTTCATGACCGATGTTTCAGTCACAGTCTCTGCCCATATTAGGAAGTAATGAAGGTGAGGAAGTCCATGCACTTAGTTAATAACTGTCCAAATCATGTCGCTCCCGCCACGTCACAACTGCATTATCTGCAAGATGAGATAAAGTGATCTTAAACATTTGTTGGCGAATTCGGGGCTTGGCAAGTAATGACTCGGTTATTAGCAAATGAAGAGATCCCTGGCGTCCGGGCAGTGCCGACATCTATTATTCCAGTGCTTGTTTATCCGCTCCGACTTGTTTTCATCGTTCAGACACCAGAAGAAAAATATCTCGGCTCGCCCAAGGGCATCGTGACACGAATCATGTTTGTCACGAGGACTTTTCGAGGACGGCGGGGAATCCCACTTCTTTTCGACCGAATTTTGTGAAAAAATGGATACTGTTCACTGCGACATACGAGAATCTCCGAGGGGTATCGTGAATCAAAAACTATAGTGTTCAAGTCTAATAGCGGCTACATATACGTCGTTTTCTACCATCGTTTATTTCCACATGAGGGATAAATTCTGTTGTCCCAAGGTCGTTGGACAAACTGACACGAAAAAATATGAAACGTAGAAGATACAGCGTACTCTGtgtatgggaaggggaggggaaggggggttgcaGGAACTATATAAAACACAGACCGCGAGATCCTTCACCACATCTCGTCAAGGCACTGCGAACTTGACAACTCTCCAAAAATTCACACATTTAAGATGGTGAGTTATTTATTGATTACTTCCACGTTAgggcaaaacatttttttaacattcGTTGATTCACATATACGTCACATACACTGTTTTAGTTATCAGTCTTAGAAAAGccttgtttattcttttcttgtgTAAGTGTGGAAGGACATATTAGTCTTATTTTGAAGTCTGTTGATCAGGAATCTATCAGCTCCATTTACATATTTGTGATTTTTAGTCTATTTACAGNNNNNNNNNNNNNNNNNNNNNNNNNNNNNNNNNNNNNNNNNNNNNNNNNNNNNNNNNNNNNNNNNNNNNNNNNNNNNNNNNNNNNNNNNNNNNNNNNNNNNNNNNNNNNNNNNNNNNNNNNNNNNNNNNNNNNNNNNNNNNNNNNNNNCACTTATTCTTTGTATGTCTGTCAGGCGAGCTGCAGATTCCTCCNNNNNNNNNNNNNNNNNNNNNNNNCGCAGGCGAGCCTCGCTGTCGCCGCCCCCCAGCGCTGGTATAGCTACTCCGGTGGATTCGATCGCGACGACAGATTCGACAATgatggatatgataatgatggattcGACCGCGACGACGGCTTTGGCAACCGTGGTTTTAGTGGCAACGCGGCTGTTTACAATCGCGGCTTTAATGGCAACTCTGGATATTACAATCGGGGATTTAATGGCAATCGCTACAATCAGAATGGCGGATTCTACAGCCAAGGATTCCAACCAAGCAGCGGATCCTTCAACCGTGGCTTCGATCGCGATGACAGNNNNNNNNNNNNNNNNNNNNNNNNNNNNNNNNNNNGAATCGACTACGGGTTGGAATGCTGCAGGGACATTGTCAGTGGTTGAATAaacaagatatagatatattttatttatgttattttgccCCAAAGTTCAATGTTGTCTTGTTTCGTAAATACATCTATTACTAAAATAAACAAGATCAGATGATGATATTGTGTCTNNNNNNNNNNNNNNNNNNNNNNNNNNNNNNNNNNNNNNNNNNNNNNNNNNNNNNNNNNNNNNNNNNNNNNNNNNNNNNNNNNNNNNNNNNNNNNNNNNNNNNNNNNNNNNNNNNNNNNNNNNNNNNNNNNNNNNNNNNNNNNNNNNNNNNNNNNNNNNNNNNNNNNNNNNNNNNNNNNNNNNNNNNNNNNNNNNNNNNNNNNNNNNNNNNNNNNNNNNNNNNNNNNNNNNNNNNNNNNNNNNNNNNNNNNNNNNNNNNNNNNNNNNNNNNNNNNNNNNNNNNNNNNNNNNNNNNNNNNNNNNNNNNNNNNNNNNNNNNNNNNNNNNNNNNNNNNNNNNNNNNNNNNNNNNNNNNNNNNNNNNNNNNNNNNNNNNNNNNNNNNNNNNNNNNNNNNNNNNNNNNNNNNNNNNNNNNNNNNNNNNNNNNNNNNNNNNNNNNGGTTGGCAAGAAAGTGCTTCTGTTTCCTCAGATTCCTTTTCGCTTATTTAACTCTCCGCCATCGTGTTCAATGAATGAAACGGTGCACAGCAGAAAATACGTNNNNNNNNNNNNNNNNNNNNNNNNNNNNNNNNNNNNNNNNNNNNNNNNNNNNNNNNNNNNNNNNNNNNNNNNNNNNNNNNNNNNNNNNNNNNNNNNNNNNNNNNNNNNNNNNNNNNNNNNNNNNNNNNNNNN
It encodes:
- the LOC119594235 gene encoding translation initiation factor IF-2-like, with amino-acid sequence MASCRFLLAVALVVVAQASLAAAAPQRWYSYSGGFDRDDRFDNDGYDNDGFDRDDGFGNRGFSGNAAVYNRGFNGNSGYYNRGFNGNRYNQNGGFYSQGFQPSSGSFNRGFDRDDRLAESQEMHVSSNRDLSLRKYKLLDAASYFTKFLSYIEARNPVPRQSELLYS